The following proteins are co-located in the Haloterrigena turkmenica DSM 5511 genome:
- a CDS encoding carbohydrate ABC transporter permease codes for MLNTLVTRFKTRLDDGMTVRRATFVYSMLLLYYGFLLIPLFWLIRSSVVTDEMLRAREINLVPLAHMTAENYAAVLSNETFRLYFINSTLIAVATTVLTLGVGIPAAYSVSRFDYPGRDYVVLGLISSQMLPLVLVLIPFFTVMFRIGLVDTRVGIVFAHAVGVLPFVVWLLKGYFDAIPQSLDEAAKMDGCGYLEIMYRIIVPLSLPGIAVAAFYAFVGSWNDYLFVSLLSQSTGTRTLPLGLQLFQTAQQVDWGAVTAAAVVTAIPVVVLFALVHKWLVDGLSNTGGKGV; via the coding sequence ATGTTGAACACGCTCGTTACCCGATTCAAGACTCGCCTTGACGATGGGATGACCGTCCGACGCGCGACGTTCGTCTACTCGATGCTACTGCTGTACTACGGGTTCCTGCTGATCCCGCTGTTCTGGCTCATCAGGTCCTCGGTCGTCACCGACGAGATGCTTCGCGCGCGAGAAATCAATCTTGTACCGCTCGCACATATGACGGCCGAAAACTACGCGGCGGTTCTCTCCAACGAGACGTTCCGGCTATACTTTATTAACTCGACACTGATCGCGGTCGCGACGACGGTGTTGACGCTAGGTGTCGGTATCCCGGCGGCGTACTCGGTGAGTCGGTTCGACTACCCAGGTCGCGACTACGTGGTATTGGGTCTCATCTCGAGTCAGATGCTTCCGCTGGTACTGGTGTTGATTCCGTTCTTTACGGTTATGTTCCGCATCGGGTTGGTCGATACCAGAGTCGGAATCGTCTTTGCCCACGCCGTCGGCGTCCTGCCATTCGTCGTCTGGCTGTTGAAGGGCTATTTCGACGCGATCCCGCAGTCGCTGGACGAAGCCGCGAAGATGGACGGGTGTGGGTACCTGGAAATCATGTACCGGATCATCGTTCCGCTGTCGCTTCCGGGGATCGCCGTCGCGGCCTTCTACGCCTTTGTCGGGTCGTGGAACGACTACCTGTTCGTGTCGCTTCTCTCGCAGTCGACGGGAACGCGTACGCTACCGCTCGGATTACAACTCTTCCAGACGGCACAGCAGGTCGACTGGGGTGCGGTTACCGCGGCCGCTGTCGTGACGGCAATCCCAGTCGTTGTGCTGTTCGCATTAGTCCATAAGTGGCTCGTCGACGGTCTTTCGAACACCGGCGGAAAGGGAGTCTAA